ACAGGAACATATAGGGATTGCCCTTGGTCATCTCCAGGTCATCTGAGAACGGATTGATGAGGTTTAGTCCCCGCTGCTGGGCAATCTTGCCGGCGTACTGGCTGCTGGTTTTGTAAATAGGGCCAATGAGGGCGTCCATGTTGCCCACTTCGGGCAGTTGCAGCACCTGGCTCACCTGGGCTGTGTCATTTCCGGTGTCATACGGGTACAGGTTCACTTTAATGCCCTGGCGCATTAGCGTATCACGGGCGGCCTGCATGCCGGCGTAGAAGTCTGTGATGAAAAGATTCTTCTTGTCTACGCGTATGCCTTGGTCCGTGACATGGAAAGGCAGCAGCACCGCAAAGTTGTACTCGTCCTTTTTAAGCGAGGCTGTGCGGGTAAGGTAGCTTCTGTCCAGATTGAACTTCCGTACCAGGTCTTCTAGTTGTTGCTTGTCCTGGGCGGTGTACCAGCCACTCACCAACTTGTCTGCATAGGCGCGGCCCAAAACGGCATCATCCGGAAGCTGGCGTACCAAATACTGAAACGTAGTCTTGTCTGACAGTTGAAGCAGGTAATGGCGTTTCATGGATGCAGCGTCCTGTTGCAGCCCCGTGGTTTGAAGCGGCGCCAACGTTTGCAGGGCCTTCAGGTACTCCTTCTTCTCAAACTGCACCTGCGCCAACAGATACTGCGCGTCTGGCAAACCGCTCCAATTGGGGAACTGCATCTGCAGCTGTGTTAGCATCTGCTCTGCCTCTTTCCACTTCTTCTCTTTGGCAGCGGCTACGCTGTAAAGAAAAGCGGCGTCTGGTGCGTACTGGCTACTCGCCGAAATAGACGTGAGCGGCAATAATTCCTCCATGGCCAACGCGTATTTCTGCTGGTCTACCAGAAAGCGGCCGTTGTTGAAACGCGTAGTCTGTTCTGCATTGTTTTGGGCCTGCACCTGCCACCCTAGGGTGAGGAACATAGCCGCCAAGACAAGTCGTTTTTTCATTGTTTTCCGGAAATTAGGCCAAAAACACTATTCCCACTCAATAGTAGCAGGCGGTTTTGAGCTGATGTCATAGACCACGCGGTTTACGCCGCGCACCTTGTTTATGATTTCATTAGAAACATCAGCCAAGAACTCATACGGCAAATGCGACCAGTCGGCGGTCATGCCGTCAATGCTGGTCACGGCGCGCAAGGCCACCACACGCTCATAGGTACGCTCATCGCCCATCACACCCACGCTTTGCACTGGCAACAACATGGCGCCTGCCTGCCACACCTGGTCATACAAACCAGATTTTTTTAGTGACGAAATGAAGATATGGTCTACCTCCTGCAGAATGGCTACTTTCTCTGGCGTTACATCACCCAGAATCCTTATCGCCAAACCCGGACCCGGGAAAGGGTGACGACCTAAGATGGCTGGATCTATGCCTAAGGTTTTGCCTACCAAACGCACTTCGTCTTTAAATAAGGTCTTGAGCGGCTCTACCACTTTCAACTTCATGAAATCAGGCAGACCGCCCACGTTGTGGTGAGATTTAATAGTCGCACTTGGACCCTTTACCGACACGGACTCAATCACGTCTGGGTAGATGGTGCCTTGGCCTAACCATTTGGCATCTTCCACCAAATGCGATTCCTGGTCAAACACGTCAATGAAGACTTTGCCAATGGCTTTGCGTTTGGCTTCGGGGTCAGAAAGGTCCGCTAAGGCAGAGTAGAACATGTCTTTGGCATCTACGCCTTTCACGTTCAAGCCCATGTCTTTATAAGAGTGCAACACACCTTCAAACTCATCTTTGCGCAAGAGACCGTTGTCTACAAAAATGCAGTACAGGTTCTTGCCAATGGCCTGGTGAATGAGCATGGCCGCTACAGAAGAGTCCACGCCACCAGACAAGCCTAAGATTACTTTGTCATCGCCTATCTGTTCCTTCAGGTCGGCCACGGTGGTTTCAATGAATTGGTCTGGTGTCCAGTCTTGGGAGCACTCGCAGATGTGCACCACAAAGTTACGGAGTAGGATCTTACCCTCAGTAGAATGCGTCACCTCTGGGTGAAACTGGATGCCGTAGGTTTCCTGGTCTTTAATTTTATAAGCGGCCACTTGCACCGACTCGGTGCTGGCAATAATCTCAAAGTTGTCAGGGATGTGCTTGATGGTATCACCGTGGCTCATCCATACCTGAGAATCCATGGTGATTTCTTTGAGCAGGCGGTTGTGCTGGTCCACGTGGTTAAGCTTGGCGCGGCCGTACTCTCTAATGGTAGAGGCAATGACTTCGCCGCCGCCTTCCTGGGCCATTAACTGCGCACCATAGCAAACGCCTAAGACCGGCAATTTGCCTAAGAAAGGCGTGAGGTCTGGGTTGGGATAATCAGTTTCCCGCACCGAGCAAGGGCTTCCGGACAAGATGACGCCTTTCAGATCTGGCGTGAAAGCAGGAATCTTGTTGTAGGGATGGATTTCGCAGTAGACGTTCAGTTCGCGAACCCGGCGGGCGATGAGTTGGGTATACTGGGACCCAAAGTCAAGGATGAGAATCTTTTCTGGCATGTGCAAAGGTACACGGGCTGGTTAAAAAGTGAAAGAATAAATTGAATACTTCATGGCTACCGGTTTTGGCGTAGGGGAGAGGCTAGCTTTTTAGGTCCAAGGAAGTGTCCGGACAGAGTTGTACTGATTTTGAACACTTACTTATTTGGCCGTTAATTCTTGAATCTGGATTGAGGTTACATAATTGCAAATCAATGCATTAAATCAAAAAGGCTTTGTCTGCCTTATTTTGGCAAGATATTAGCTTATAAGAATATTAAAGAAAACAGATACTACTCTATACACCACCCATTGATATGAAAAGCATTCTACTCCGTCCTGCCAAACACCTCTTCAGCCTGCTGGCTTTGTCTCTGGCCTTGGTTTCCTGCAATGAGGACAAGGAGAACGATGAGCCAGCCGCTCAGGCAGGTCCTACAGAAACAGAGTTTTCCATGGTAGACAGCATTAAGGTAGATGCCCGTTACCGCGACTCTTACCCAGAACTGTACAATGAGATGAACGGCCAAACCTACAAAGTGGCTTCCAAGAACAAAACCGATGTGTTTTTCGTGGAGGAGGACAATGAGGTGGTGATTCTGTTTGAAGATACCTCTAAAGTAAATGCAAACCCTTGGCTGGCCATCACCTTTAAAAACAGAACCGTCAATCAACTACCTGCTACCTTTTCTGCCAAAGACGGCGCCATAGTATGCATAGAGAATGGACAGAGCTTTGCAGACGGCTCCCGAGCTCTGTCTCCGGGTTGTGACGTGATGTTGGACGGGATCATTACGCTGCAGTATGACAAGGCCACAGATGTGATTAGTGGATCCATTTCTAAACTGAAATACGGCCTGGAATATTACGTACCCACCTACACCTTTTCCAGCCGGAACGGGAACATGCTGCGCGCCAGCGGCTCTAACCGTAACATCAACCTCACGTTTAAAAACATCAAAAGGAAAAAATAAAGAAAGCTTTTTAGTGAAGAACTATGGTAAGCCTCAGATTTATCTAGTTATAAATCTGAGGCTTACTTTTTTACTTGGCTTATAAATCTTGGTTTTTGGCCTGTTTTCCCGAAAATAGGCGAAAAACGACTTGTTCTGATAGAAAGTGTTCGTATCTTTGCAACGGCAAATCGGTACGGCCAGCTCCTACTGAACTCCCCCAGGCCCGGAAGGGAGCAAGGGTAAGTGGTTGAGCGGCGCGATACTCGATTTGCCGCTTTTTTTTGCCCATACCCCAACGGTTTTCCCGTTTCCCTCTCTGCCGGTTTCCGGCAAAATACTTCTGCTGCCCGTTCGGTTTTCTTTTAGATTGGAGTAGATTTGTGTTTCCTAACGCATACTGCTATGAAATTTTTCATTGATACCGCTAATCTTGATGAAATCCGCGAAGCCCATGATCTGGGTGTTCTGGACGGCGTAACCACCAACCCCTCTTTAATGGCCAAAGAAGGCATTGTAGGCTTTGACAACGTCATGAAGCACTATAAAGCCATCTGCGAGATTGTAGACGGTGACATTTCTGCTGAGGTCATTGCCACAGATTATGAGACCATGATCAAAGAAGGCGAGGACCTGGCCCAACTGCACCCCAACATTGTGGTGAAGGTTCCTATGATCAAGGACGGCGTGAAAGCCATTAAATACTTCTCTGACAAAGGCATCAAAACCAACTGTACACTGGTCTTCACCGCAGGTCAGGCCTTGTTAGCCGCCAAAGCCGGTGCCACGTACGTTTCTCCGTTTGTGGGTCGTTTAGATGATATCGCCACGGACGGATTGGTTTTGATTGAGCAGATCAGACAAATCTATGACAACTACGGCTACCCAACCGAAATTCTGGCCGCCTCCGTGCGTCACGTGATGCACCTAGTGCAGTGCGCAGAGATTGGCGCCGATGTGGTAACCTGCCCGTTGAACGTGATTACCGCGCTCTTGAACCACCCATTGACCGACAGCGGCTTGGCTAAATTCTTGGCAGACCACAAGAAAGCGAACAGCTAACAGAACAAAGTTCTGTTAATTAGAAATTCAAAATTAGAAATTAGAAATTGGGGTAAACAAATGGGCCGTTTGGCGCTTGCAACTCATAATTTCTAATTTCTAATTTCTAATTAAAATCCAGTGTACATCATCAAGGTAAAAGGCAAGGCCAAGATTCCGGATTACATTCAGCTCCGCGATGAGAATTTCGTGCTGATTGCGTATTTCAGGGCAGACCGTCCGTTGAAAAACATGGACCGCTACGGTTTGGCTGGCAAAGAAGAACCGCTGGCCGCGCTCATTGAAAGCCTGGAGTTTGGCAAGCTGCAAAAGTTGGAGCTTTAGGCAGAGGTCTTAAACATTTACCTTTCATTTATTTAGTCTTGATACTAGCGTCTAAGGTCTAGCATCTAACAAAAACGACTATGGAATTTTCGTCTAACCCAGTGGTAACCTTACAGAAAGTCTCTATTTTTCAAGAAGTGAACACCATCTTGAGTGATGTGACTTTTTCCATTGACAAAGGCGAGTTCGTGTACCTGGTAGGGCGTACCGGAAGCGGGAAAAGCTCCCTGCTGAAAACCCTCTACGCTGATCTTCCCCTTAAAATGGGAAGCGCCCAGGTGGCTGGCTATAACATTCAATCCCTCACCTGGAAACAAGTTCCCTTTCTACGCCGCAAGATTGGCATTGTGTTTCAAGACTTTCAGTTGCTGTTTGACAGAAGCGTAGCCGAGAACCTGCGATTTGTTTTGAAAGCCACCGGCTGGAAAGACAAATCCAAGATCAAAGGCCGCATCTCTGAAGTGCTCATGCGCGTTGGACTGGATTCTGCCGCCAACAAAATGCCGCACCAATTGTCAGGGGGTGAGCAGCAACGCGTAGTAATTGCCCGTGCTTTGTTGAATGAGCCGGTGATTCTGTTTGCAGATGAGCCAACGGGTAATCTAGACCCAGACGTGACAGATGGCATCATGCGCCTCTTTGAGGAAATCAATAAATCTGGGACAGCTATTCTCATGGCCACCCATAACCACCAAACCCTGCAACGGTACCCGCGCCGCATCATCAAGTGTGAACAAGGCCGCGTGCTAGATTCTTCCCGCGAAGATTTCTCGCTGGTAGATGGTATCTGAGCTGTCCATTCTCATTCCGGTTCATAACCGCGACGTTCAGGATTTGGTCCAGTCGCTGGTCCGGCAGGTGGCAACTCTCTCTATTCCGGTTGAAATACGGGTGTATGATGACGGCTCTCAGCTGGTTTTCAAATCTTTCAACCAATCCATTTCTTCCTCAGAAAGCATTATCTATAAAAAGCTGCCAGTAAACGTAGGCCGCTCCCAGATACGCTACTTGCTGGCGCAAGAGGCACGTTATTCTACCCTGTTGTTTCTGGACAATGACGTTCTGCCGGTGCATGCAGATTTTCTGGCTACCTACCTTTCCGCCCACTCCGGAACGGTGACAG
The nucleotide sequence above comes from Nibribacter ruber. Encoded proteins:
- a CDS encoding fructose-6-phosphate aldolase, yielding MYIIKVKGKAKIPDYIQLRDENFVLIAYFRADRPLKNMDRYGLAGKEEPLAALIESLEFGKLQKLEL
- the guaA gene encoding glutamine-hydrolyzing GMP synthase — its product is MPEKILILDFGSQYTQLIARRVRELNVYCEIHPYNKIPAFTPDLKGVILSGSPCSVRETDYPNPDLTPFLGKLPVLGVCYGAQLMAQEGGGEVIASTIREYGRAKLNHVDQHNRLLKEITMDSQVWMSHGDTIKHIPDNFEIIASTESVQVAAYKIKDQETYGIQFHPEVTHSTEGKILLRNFVVHICECSQDWTPDQFIETTVADLKEQIGDDKVILGLSGGVDSSVAAMLIHQAIGKNLYCIFVDNGLLRKDEFEGVLHSYKDMGLNVKGVDAKDMFYSALADLSDPEAKRKAIGKVFIDVFDQESHLVEDAKWLGQGTIYPDVIESVSVKGPSATIKSHHNVGGLPDFMKLKVVEPLKTLFKDEVRLVGKTLGIDPAILGRHPFPGPGLAIRILGDVTPEKVAILQEVDHIFISSLKKSGLYDQVWQAGAMLLPVQSVGVMGDERTYERVVALRAVTSIDGMTADWSHLPYEFLADVSNEIINKVRGVNRVVYDISSKPPATIEWE
- the fsa gene encoding fructose-6-phosphate aldolase, with product MKFFIDTANLDEIREAHDLGVLDGVTTNPSLMAKEGIVGFDNVMKHYKAICEIVDGDISAEVIATDYETMIKEGEDLAQLHPNIVVKVPMIKDGVKAIKYFSDKGIKTNCTLVFTAGQALLAAKAGATYVSPFVGRLDDIATDGLVLIEQIRQIYDNYGYPTEILAASVRHVMHLVQCAEIGADVVTCPLNVITALLNHPLTDSGLAKFLADHKKANS
- a CDS encoding ABC transporter substrate-binding protein, which encodes MKKRLVLAAMFLTLGWQVQAQNNAEQTTRFNNGRFLVDQQKYALAMEELLPLTSISASSQYAPDAAFLYSVAAAKEKKWKEAEQMLTQLQMQFPNWSGLPDAQYLLAQVQFEKKEYLKALQTLAPLQTTGLQQDAASMKRHYLLQLSDKTTFQYLVRQLPDDAVLGRAYADKLVSGWYTAQDKQQLEDLVRKFNLDRSYLTRTASLKKDEYNFAVLLPFHVTDQGIRVDKKNLFITDFYAGMQAARDTLMRQGIKVNLYPYDTGNDTAQVSQVLQLPEVGNMDALIGPIYKTSSQYAGKIAQQRGLNLINPFSDDLEMTKGNPYMFLLETSVATQGQRAAAFAYQNFAKKTAVVIYDSNKEDTTFAGNFKRAYTALGGKVQTFQKINSKTSGSVSGILGGVNLKDVGVLVVQSAAANVASSTVSLLEQRASKVPLVVPASWLEMSQISFSQLDFLEAYFLAPKFVDLDDPSVKAFRKYYTRQYNLPPSAFTYSGFELVYYLGQQLNSQGYAAPLRVSGLQPSLFYQGMNYQTLQGKPAQDNQYLPILKIDNGRVLIVNPVL
- a CDS encoding cell division ATP-binding protein FtsE, which gives rise to MEFSSNPVVTLQKVSIFQEVNTILSDVTFSIDKGEFVYLVGRTGSGKSSLLKTLYADLPLKMGSAQVAGYNIQSLTWKQVPFLRRKIGIVFQDFQLLFDRSVAENLRFVLKATGWKDKSKIKGRISEVLMRVGLDSAANKMPHQLSGGEQQRVVIARALLNEPVILFADEPTGNLDPDVTDGIMRLFEEINKSGTAILMATHNHQTLQRYPRRIIKCEQGRVLDSSREDFSLVDGI